The following are from one region of the Myxococcus stipitatus genome:
- a CDS encoding type II and III secretion system protein family protein: MFTRFTHAAMVGTLVALVASGSALAQDGTSVSLGVGAQKVLTIPGLSKVALGDPSIAEVKTLGSGQLLITGQAEGKTTLLVWKSTGQRVSYTVAVRKQDPNEVISEIKRLLGEIEGVSVRMVGDRIYLDGQAYTTQDADRIEQVVSLYPNVKSFVKIAPNAKKLVAQNLNAAFQKAGLKNVQANVVGATIFLEGSVESQQDLQKAELITKAIGEKVENLLVVGIKRMILSEVQFVEIRRNSRDRYGIRYPLDITGSASAAATITQELFPGTFGQGGANLGLTAGGDFSIGFQGNDGYGRLLAQPKLVCASGEKAEFLAGGEVPIPLITNNQFSIEYKKYGVILNLRPTADRNGNIQTEIEAEASEIDTSVAVSIGGSSTVPGFRTRKVKTNVTVRHGETIVLSGVFSHDEQKAVSKIPGLGHIPIVGELFKSRGFDSTKRELVIFVTPRIVNPDSDKVRTIIEDVKSRYKQARSEVNFNIFD, encoded by the coding sequence ATGTTCACACGCTTCACGCATGCGGCCATGGTCGGCACGCTCGTTGCCCTGGTGGCCAGTGGCTCCGCCCTGGCCCAGGATGGGACCAGCGTCAGCCTCGGAGTGGGCGCCCAGAAGGTGCTCACCATCCCGGGCCTCAGCAAGGTGGCGCTCGGTGACCCGTCCATCGCCGAAGTGAAGACACTCGGCTCCGGACAGCTGCTCATCACCGGCCAGGCCGAGGGCAAGACGACGCTGCTCGTCTGGAAGTCCACGGGGCAGCGCGTCAGCTACACCGTCGCGGTCCGCAAGCAGGACCCGAACGAGGTCATCTCCGAAATCAAGCGCCTGTTGGGCGAAATCGAAGGTGTCTCCGTCCGCATGGTGGGAGATCGCATCTACCTGGACGGCCAGGCCTACACCACGCAGGACGCGGACCGCATCGAGCAGGTGGTGAGCCTCTATCCGAACGTGAAGTCGTTCGTGAAGATCGCCCCCAACGCCAAGAAGCTGGTGGCGCAGAACCTGAACGCCGCGTTCCAGAAGGCGGGCCTGAAGAACGTGCAGGCCAACGTGGTGGGCGCGACCATCTTCCTGGAGGGCTCCGTGGAGAGCCAGCAGGACCTCCAGAAGGCGGAGCTCATCACCAAGGCCATTGGCGAGAAGGTGGAGAACCTGCTCGTCGTCGGCATCAAGCGGATGATCCTCTCGGAGGTGCAGTTCGTGGAGATCCGGCGCAACAGCCGCGACCGCTACGGCATCCGCTACCCCCTGGACATCACCGGTTCGGCGTCCGCGGCGGCCACCATCACCCAGGAGCTGTTCCCGGGCACCTTCGGTCAGGGCGGCGCCAACCTCGGCCTGACGGCCGGCGGCGACTTCTCCATCGGCTTCCAGGGCAACGACGGCTACGGCCGCCTGCTCGCCCAGCCCAAGCTGGTCTGCGCCAGCGGTGAGAAGGCGGAGTTCCTCGCGGGCGGCGAGGTCCCCATCCCGCTCATCACCAACAACCAGTTCTCCATCGAGTACAAGAAGTACGGCGTCATCCTGAACCTGCGCCCCACCGCGGACCGCAACGGCAACATCCAGACGGAGATCGAGGCCGAGGCCTCCGAAATCGACACCTCGGTGGCCGTCTCCATCGGCGGTTCGTCCACGGTGCCGGGCTTCCGGACCCGCAAGGTCAAGACGAACGTCACGGTCCGCCACGGCGAGACCATCGTCCTGTCCGGCGTGTTCAGCCACGACGAGCAGAAGGCCGTGTCGAAGATTCCGGGCCTGGGTCACATCCCCATCGTCGGCGAGCTCTTCAAGAGCCGCGGCTTCGACTCGACCAAGCGCGAGCTGGTCATCTTCGTCACGCCGCGCATCGTCAACCCGGACTCCGACAAGGTCCGCACCATCATCGAGGACGTGAAGAGCCGCTACAAGCAGGCCCGGTCCGAGGTGAACTTCAACATCTTCGACTGA
- a CDS encoding ATPase, T2SS/T4P/T4SS family yields the protein MFLITLAEKGGGTEQREYHKPEITIGRLPGNDIMLAKGNVSKYHSRIVAKDGKCIIVDMKSTNGTFVNGKKIAAPQVLKPTDQVYIGDYIINVEPLADDGPAMTRAGQEEEAYDDGGEEYPPEEEQYEEEEPYEEEPPPAPQAPAAGRMPASMASALAKNKKKVDPRLERYTRLQKEIHDRLIEYLDLRRMDMDRLGDDELWRRTEKAIRDIIDQMEADGELPEDVDREELLTDVINEALGLGPLEAFLASDEISEIMVNHANQIYIERKGKLTLSEKTFSSNQAVLGVIERIVAPIGRRIDESSPLVDARLKDGSRVNAIIPPLALKGPCITIRKFKKDSLKIQDLIKYKTLTAQMAEFLEMCVKARRNIVISGGTGSGKTTTLNIISSFIPDSERIVTVEDAAELQLPQEHWVQLESRPPNLEGKGAITIRDLVKNCLRMRPDRIVVGECRSGETLDMLQAMNTGHDGSLTTLHANTPRDAIARLETMVLMSGMDLPVKAIREQISSAVHMIVQQTRFSDGTRKICYVTEVSGMEVDIVTLQDIFYYKQDGFTEDHKVRGRFVASGFVPKFYDELQRKGIPVNMSIFRED from the coding sequence ATGTTTCTGATTACCCTCGCGGAAAAGGGCGGCGGAACCGAGCAGCGCGAGTACCACAAGCCGGAAATCACCATTGGTCGGCTGCCCGGCAACGACATCATGCTCGCGAAGGGCAATGTCTCGAAGTATCACTCCCGCATCGTCGCCAAGGATGGCAAGTGCATCATCGTGGACATGAAGTCCACGAACGGCACCTTCGTGAACGGCAAGAAGATCGCCGCGCCCCAGGTGCTCAAGCCGACCGACCAGGTCTACATCGGCGACTACATCATCAACGTGGAGCCGCTGGCGGACGACGGCCCGGCGATGACGCGGGCCGGCCAGGAGGAGGAGGCCTACGACGACGGGGGCGAGGAGTACCCGCCCGAGGAAGAGCAGTACGAGGAGGAGGAGCCGTACGAGGAGGAGCCGCCTCCCGCGCCGCAGGCCCCCGCGGCGGGCCGCATGCCGGCGTCCATGGCCTCCGCGCTGGCCAAGAACAAGAAGAAGGTGGACCCCCGGCTGGAGCGCTACACGCGCTTGCAGAAGGAGATCCACGACCGGCTCATCGAGTACCTGGACCTGCGCCGCATGGACATGGACCGGCTCGGGGACGACGAGCTGTGGCGGCGCACCGAGAAGGCCATCCGCGACATCATCGACCAGATGGAGGCGGACGGAGAGCTTCCGGAGGACGTGGACCGCGAGGAGCTGCTCACCGACGTCATCAACGAGGCGCTGGGCCTGGGGCCCCTCGAGGCGTTCCTCGCGTCGGATGAGATCAGCGAGATCATGGTGAACCACGCCAACCAGATCTACATCGAGCGCAAGGGCAAGCTGACCCTGTCGGAGAAGACCTTCTCCTCGAACCAGGCGGTGCTCGGCGTCATCGAGCGCATCGTGGCGCCCATCGGCCGGCGCATCGACGAGTCTAGCCCGCTGGTGGACGCGCGCCTCAAGGACGGCAGCCGCGTCAACGCCATCATCCCCCCGCTGGCGCTCAAGGGGCCCTGCATCACCATCCGCAAGTTCAAGAAGGACTCGCTGAAGATCCAGGACCTCATCAAGTACAAGACGCTCACCGCGCAGATGGCGGAGTTCCTGGAGATGTGCGTCAAGGCGCGGCGCAACATCGTCATCTCCGGCGGTACGGGCTCCGGGAAGACGACGACGCTGAACATCATCAGCTCCTTCATCCCGGACAGCGAGCGCATCGTCACGGTGGAGGACGCCGCGGAGCTGCAGCTGCCCCAGGAGCACTGGGTCCAGCTGGAGAGCCGGCCGCCCAACCTCGAAGGCAAGGGCGCCATCACCATCCGCGACCTGGTGAAGAACTGCCTGCGCATGCGCCCCGACCGCATCGTCGTGGGCGAGTGCCGCTCGGGCGAGACGCTGGACATGCTCCAGGCGATGAACACGGGCCACGACGGCTCGCTGACCACGCTGCACGCGAACACGCCGCGCGACGCCATCGCCCGGTTGGAGACGATGGTGCTCATGTCCGGCATGGACCTGCCGGTGAAGGCCATCCGCGAGCAGATCTCCAGCGCCGTCCACATGATCGTCCAGCAGACGCGCTTCTCCGACGGCACGCGGAAGATCTGCTACGTCACGGAGGTGTCCGGCATGGAGGTCGACATCGTGACCCTCCAGGACATCTTCTATTACAAGCAGGACGGCTTCACGGAGGACCACAAGGTGCGGGGTCGGTTCGTGGCGTCGGGCTTCGTGCCGAAGTTCTACGACGAGCTTCAGCGCAAGGGCATCCCCGTCAACATGAGCATCTTCCGCGAGGACTGA
- a CDS encoding FHA domain-containing protein: MATLVVRLPDGTENEHDISGELKLGRQQGSDILLTEGGVSRTHARVFSEGGTVFIEDLGSANGTFVNGERIAEPTALTPQAEVVLGDYTLRLKAASGAARGSGPRKAAKPADAVPVGTEAGGARATRAIPSIKAKPAGAAPGAALAKRPARPVGGAPAAGGGAAGPLLRGMLGPWAGKTYPLKGKVMVGRVPPAGIVLEDDSVSRKHAELEASGGAVYVRDLGSANGTLLNGEPLGADPVDLQPGDVLQFGVVEFEFESSSDAVPKRGASAGGRGRPGAGAEEGGDARRKKLLVVGGAVVGLLVLGGIAKSMTGGAGAVAPSGPVGVAGPQDTTAQLQDLLSECRSFASSELGAPNWEKAEQTCSKALDLDPINSEGNSLIRRIRLEKAAFENFSQGEKLMGRLKPEEALVYFRKIPKESEYYRRSRAKSTEAEEQVTKRSLEDCRRYLRDSQWSAAVPRCQTYMEVWCKGQSRDDLQPPLGFTLKLEGRLRKNEWRPKDALFVKFLSARYKLEPNPAPWVCPQRDDDLGPTVVDPKTAVAEAARQRYPNKLMQAAMMDYWSGRGSEALATLQKLRANYENAQYHAAADEMMKTMSTVDQLFKAGQSYLAADDPEKAADPLREALDVDKSLMMELAESKPSFYRRNILADMADKSYQRGKHWADRDDKRRACRMWKLGFGFYAGNPDLNKAAGFCSTMALNTFRGAGGCPDLAAALDFAVKGDGVEELVVEKKKELGCP, from the coding sequence ATGGCCACCCTGGTCGTCCGGTTGCCTGATGGCACGGAGAACGAACACGACATCTCGGGCGAGCTGAAGCTGGGGCGCCAGCAGGGCTCGGACATCCTCCTCACCGAGGGCGGCGTGTCGCGCACGCACGCGCGCGTCTTCTCGGAAGGCGGCACCGTCTTCATCGAGGACCTCGGCAGCGCCAACGGGACGTTCGTCAACGGCGAGCGCATCGCCGAGCCCACCGCCCTCACGCCCCAGGCGGAGGTCGTCCTCGGCGACTACACGCTGCGCCTGAAGGCCGCGTCCGGCGCGGCGCGCGGGTCGGGGCCACGCAAGGCCGCCAAGCCGGCGGACGCGGTGCCCGTGGGCACGGAGGCCGGAGGCGCTCGCGCCACGCGCGCCATCCCCAGCATCAAGGCCAAGCCCGCGGGGGCGGCCCCGGGAGCGGCCCTGGCCAAGCGTCCCGCGCGCCCGGTGGGAGGCGCTCCGGCGGCGGGAGGCGGCGCGGCGGGGCCGCTGCTGCGCGGCATGCTGGGGCCCTGGGCGGGCAAGACGTATCCGCTCAAGGGCAAGGTGATGGTGGGGCGCGTGCCGCCCGCGGGCATCGTGCTCGAGGATGACTCGGTCAGCCGCAAGCACGCGGAGCTGGAGGCGAGCGGCGGCGCCGTGTACGTGCGCGACCTGGGCAGCGCCAACGGCACGTTGCTCAACGGCGAGCCGCTGGGCGCCGACCCCGTCGACCTCCAGCCGGGCGACGTCCTCCAGTTCGGCGTGGTGGAGTTCGAATTCGAGTCCTCGTCGGACGCGGTGCCCAAGCGCGGAGCGTCCGCCGGGGGCCGCGGTCGGCCAGGGGCCGGCGCGGAGGAGGGCGGGGACGCGCGGCGCAAGAAGCTGCTCGTCGTCGGAGGCGCGGTGGTGGGCCTGCTGGTCCTCGGCGGCATCGCCAAGTCGATGACGGGGGGCGCTGGCGCGGTGGCGCCCTCGGGTCCGGTGGGCGTGGCGGGCCCGCAGGACACCACGGCGCAGCTGCAGGATCTGCTGAGCGAGTGCCGCTCGTTCGCGTCGAGCGAGCTGGGCGCGCCCAACTGGGAGAAGGCGGAGCAGACCTGCTCCAAGGCGCTGGACCTGGACCCCATCAACTCCGAGGGCAACTCGCTCATCCGGCGCATCCGCCTGGAGAAGGCCGCCTTCGAGAACTTCAGCCAGGGCGAGAAGCTGATGGGCCGCCTCAAGCCGGAGGAGGCGCTCGTCTACTTCCGCAAGATTCCGAAGGAGAGCGAGTACTACCGGCGCAGCCGCGCGAAGAGCACGGAGGCCGAGGAGCAGGTGACGAAGCGCTCGCTGGAGGACTGCCGGCGCTACCTGCGCGACTCGCAGTGGAGCGCCGCCGTGCCCCGCTGCCAGACGTACATGGAGGTGTGGTGCAAGGGGCAGTCGCGGGACGACCTCCAGCCCCCGCTGGGCTTCACGCTGAAGCTGGAGGGGCGGCTGCGCAAGAACGAGTGGCGGCCGAAGGACGCGCTCTTCGTGAAGTTCCTCAGCGCGCGCTACAAGCTGGAGCCCAACCCCGCGCCGTGGGTGTGCCCGCAGCGGGACGACGACCTGGGCCCCACCGTGGTCGACCCGAAGACGGCCGTCGCCGAGGCGGCCAGGCAGCGCTACCCCAACAAGCTGATGCAGGCGGCGATGATGGACTACTGGTCGGGCCGAGGCAGCGAGGCGCTCGCCACGCTCCAGAAGCTGCGCGCCAACTACGAGAACGCGCAGTACCACGCCGCGGCCGACGAGATGATGAAGACGATGTCCACGGTGGACCAGCTCTTCAAGGCGGGGCAGAGCTACCTGGCCGCGGACGACCCGGAGAAGGCGGCGGACCCGCTGCGCGAGGCCCTGGACGTCGACAAGTCGCTGATGATGGAGCTGGCCGAGTCCAAGCCGTCCTTCTATCGCCGCAACATCCTGGCGGACATGGCGGACAAGTCCTACCAGCGCGGCAAGCACTGGGCGGACCGCGACGACAAGCGCCGCGCGTGCCGGATGTGGAAGCTGGGCTTCGGCTTCTACGCGGGCAATCCCGACCTGAACAAGGCGGCGGGCTTCTGCTCCACCATGGCCCTCAACACCTTCCGCGGCGCGGGAGGCTGCCCGGACCTGGCGGCGGCGCTGGACTTCGCCGTCAAGGGCGACGGCGTGGAGGAGCTGGTCGTGGAGAAGAAGAAGGAGCTGGGCTGCCCGTAG
- the polA gene encoding DNA polymerase I: protein MADTSPPRPAPTLVLIDASGFIFRAYHAIPPLTTSKGVPTNAVLGFTRMVLKSLRDLKPTHVALAFDKESRVERQKIDPNYKAHREGPPEDLVPQFALIRRVGEVLNLPMLEMPGWEADDVIGTLAQKAKASGFRVQVVTGDKDFIQIVDGEVSLFDPMKDVHTTPDDVKARLGIEPRQMRDYQALIGDTVDNVAKVPGIGPKTATELIQQFGDVDTLLARLDEVKKPKIREAIASHRESLLRARQLVTFKTDLPLDVRVEDLARRELDAAKARELFTELEFFALLKEVPQPGPGGAVATEPTKERPAPLPTATSLVTTDAELQALAEAVRAAGAVSLIPAYEGMPFAAKLVGLGVALPDGSTRYVPLRHAVLGAAQVRPESFSAAFRAVLEDAAVKKGGHDLKALTLVLANDGLTLAGAHDDVELLSYLLNPSRREHALADLSRERLQQELPPLPPAAEGRRGKKDRALADHSPEELALGFAVRAEAARRLAPELWKELDEAKLAELARTLELPLLPILARMEQKGIVLDTAELARISVKVDAAVDAQVKEVYKHAGREFNIGSNPQLVQVLFTDLKLPIIKRGKTGPSADQEVLEKLAEEHPLPNAIIEYRSLSKLKSTYLDTLPTLVASDGRIHTTYHQAATATGRLSSTDPNLQNIPVRTELGREIRRAFVAAPGHQLVSADYSQIELRLLAHIAEDPVLIEAFRNDEDVHSRTAAEVFGVAPDQVDREQRRVAKMVNFGIAYGLSPHGLSTRLGIPQETARDIIERYFTRYAGIRRYLEETVNTARKTGYVETLYGRRRYMADLHSKNRGVAQAAERAAINMPIQGTAADLIKKAMLAVDAALRDAKLSTVMLLQVHDELLFEAPDAEVEQVKALAARSMSEVASLKVPLKVEVGAGRGWADAH from the coding sequence ATGGCCGACACCAGCCCCCCGCGCCCCGCGCCCACCCTGGTCCTCATCGACGCCTCGGGTTTCATCTTCCGCGCCTACCACGCCATCCCCCCGCTCACGACGAGCAAGGGCGTGCCCACCAACGCCGTGCTCGGCTTCACGCGCATGGTGCTCAAGTCCCTCCGGGACCTGAAGCCCACGCACGTCGCGCTCGCCTTCGACAAGGAGAGCCGCGTCGAGCGGCAGAAGATCGACCCCAACTACAAGGCGCACCGCGAGGGTCCCCCCGAGGACCTGGTGCCGCAGTTCGCGCTCATCCGGCGCGTGGGCGAGGTGCTCAACCTGCCCATGCTGGAGATGCCGGGCTGGGAGGCGGACGACGTCATCGGCACCCTGGCGCAGAAGGCCAAGGCGAGCGGCTTCCGCGTCCAGGTCGTCACCGGCGACAAGGACTTCATCCAGATCGTCGACGGCGAGGTGAGCCTCTTCGACCCGATGAAGGACGTGCACACCACTCCCGACGACGTGAAGGCGCGGCTGGGCATCGAGCCCCGGCAGATGCGCGACTACCAGGCCCTCATCGGCGACACGGTGGACAACGTCGCCAAGGTGCCGGGCATCGGCCCGAAGACGGCCACGGAGCTCATCCAGCAGTTCGGCGACGTGGACACGCTGCTGGCCCGGCTGGACGAGGTCAAGAAGCCGAAGATTCGCGAGGCCATCGCCTCGCACCGGGAGAGCCTGCTGCGCGCCCGGCAGCTCGTCACCTTCAAGACGGACCTGCCGCTCGACGTGCGGGTGGAGGACCTGGCGCGCAGGGAGCTGGACGCGGCGAAGGCCCGGGAGCTGTTCACGGAGCTGGAGTTCTTCGCGCTCCTCAAGGAGGTGCCGCAGCCGGGCCCCGGTGGCGCCGTGGCGACGGAGCCGACGAAGGAGCGGCCCGCGCCGCTGCCCACCGCCACCTCGCTGGTGACGACGGACGCGGAGCTCCAGGCCCTGGCGGAGGCGGTGCGCGCCGCGGGCGCCGTGTCGCTGATTCCCGCCTATGAAGGCATGCCCTTCGCCGCGAAGCTGGTGGGCCTGGGCGTGGCGCTGCCGGACGGCTCCACGCGCTACGTGCCGCTGCGACACGCGGTGCTCGGCGCGGCGCAGGTGCGGCCCGAGTCGTTCTCCGCCGCCTTCCGCGCCGTGCTGGAGGACGCCGCGGTGAAGAAGGGCGGGCACGACCTCAAGGCGCTCACCCTCGTGCTGGCCAACGACGGCCTCACCCTGGCCGGGGCGCACGACGACGTGGAGCTGCTCAGCTACCTGCTCAACCCCTCGCGCCGCGAGCACGCGCTGGCGGACCTGTCGCGCGAGCGGCTCCAGCAGGAGCTGCCCCCGCTGCCCCCCGCGGCGGAGGGGCGCCGGGGCAAGAAGGACCGGGCGCTCGCGGACCACTCCCCGGAGGAGCTCGCCCTGGGCTTCGCGGTGCGCGCGGAGGCGGCGCGGCGGCTGGCGCCGGAGCTGTGGAAGGAGCTGGACGAGGCGAAGCTGGCGGAGCTGGCGCGCACGCTGGAGCTGCCGCTGCTGCCCATCCTCGCGCGCATGGAGCAGAAGGGCATCGTGCTGGACACCGCCGAACTGGCGCGCATCTCCGTGAAGGTGGACGCCGCCGTCGACGCGCAGGTGAAGGAGGTCTACAAGCACGCGGGCCGCGAGTTCAACATCGGCTCCAACCCGCAGCTGGTGCAGGTGCTCTTCACCGACCTGAAGCTGCCCATCATCAAGCGCGGCAAGACGGGGCCCTCCGCGGACCAGGAGGTGCTGGAGAAGCTGGCCGAGGAGCACCCGCTGCCCAACGCCATCATCGAGTACCGCAGCCTGTCCAAGCTCAAGAGCACCTACCTGGACACGCTGCCCACGCTGGTGGCCTCCGACGGGCGCATCCACACCACCTACCACCAGGCCGCCACCGCCACCGGGCGCCTGTCCTCCACCGACCCCAACCTCCAGAACATCCCGGTGCGCACGGAGCTGGGGCGGGAGATCCGCCGCGCCTTCGTGGCGGCGCCCGGGCACCAGCTGGTCAGCGCGGACTACAGCCAGATCGAGCTGCGGCTGCTGGCCCACATCGCGGAGGACCCGGTGCTCATCGAGGCGTTCCGCAACGACGAGGACGTGCACAGCCGCACCGCCGCGGAGGTGTTCGGCGTGGCGCCGGACCAGGTGGACCGCGAGCAGCGCCGGGTGGCGAAGATGGTGAACTTCGGCATTGCCTACGGCCTGTCGCCGCACGGCCTGTCCACGCGACTGGGCATCCCCCAGGAGACGGCGCGCGACATCATCGAGCGCTACTTCACGCGCTACGCGGGCATCCGGCGCTACCTGGAGGAGACGGTCAACACGGCCCGCAAGACGGGCTACGTGGAGACGCTGTACGGCCGGCGCCGGTACATGGCGGACCTGCACTCGAAGAACCGGGGCGTGGCCCAGGCCGCCGAGCGCGCCGCCATCAACATGCCCATCCAGGGCACCGCCGCGGACCTCATCAAGAAGGCCATGCTGGCGGTGGACGCGGCGCTGCGCGACGCGAAGCTGTCCACGGTGATGCTGCTGCAGGTGCACGACGAACTGCTCTTCGAGGCGCCGGACGCGGAGGTCGAGCAGGTGAAGGCCCTGGCGGCGCGAAGCATGTCGGAGGTCGCCTCGCTCAAGGTGCCGCTCAAGGTGGAGGTGGGCGCGGGCCGCGGCTGGGCGGACGCGCACTGA
- a CDS encoding peptidase MA family metallohydrolase, with amino-acid sequence MRHLLVLLLLSLAMPRAWAQSLADGVTPHSHAAEALLDDVVLVPHARPSVVAGELTTPRFRILHTTAATVAARELAGQIEAVRDSFGTILGRDWPGVTEVRLGVGREEFEALALPGGRPPGWAVALAYPAHQIILLDALSLHAPDGQQTLRHELAHVALGQLAKGWPRWFQEGVAQNVTGERFSITHYTALFRAVTQERVFHFEDLSSNWPDLPADVEIAYAQSAAFVAHLSGRYGAVAMGQLVDGVRAGEPFETAFGKAFHTSLSVEESGWRDGLAARYGWLPLTTSTAMLWLTASILCVLAFLRRRHQKARRLAEMAAQEAADEAALRLMLAAQRPPDSVTGLPAPEQDWTEWVDTGAAPAPAAPGLVEGAASPPEGASGELPPGHDAEPGSRAEPPERAPPKPTLH; translated from the coding sequence ATGCGCCACCTGCTCGTCCTCCTGCTGTTGTCGCTGGCCATGCCGAGGGCGTGGGCCCAGAGCCTCGCGGATGGCGTCACGCCCCACTCCCACGCGGCCGAGGCGCTCCTGGACGACGTGGTGCTGGTCCCCCATGCCCGGCCTTCCGTGGTCGCCGGCGAGTTGACGACGCCGCGCTTCCGCATCCTCCACACGACGGCGGCCACCGTGGCGGCGCGGGAGCTGGCGGGGCAGATCGAAGCGGTGCGCGACAGCTTCGGGACCATCCTCGGCCGGGACTGGCCCGGGGTGACGGAGGTGCGCCTGGGCGTGGGCCGCGAGGAGTTCGAGGCCCTGGCGCTCCCCGGAGGGCGCCCCCCGGGCTGGGCGGTGGCGCTGGCCTATCCGGCCCATCAAATCATCCTGTTGGACGCGTTGAGCCTGCACGCCCCGGATGGCCAGCAGACGCTGCGGCACGAGCTGGCCCACGTGGCGCTGGGGCAGCTCGCGAAGGGCTGGCCGCGCTGGTTCCAGGAGGGCGTGGCGCAGAACGTCACGGGCGAGCGCTTCTCCATCACCCACTACACCGCCCTCTTCCGCGCGGTGACGCAGGAGCGCGTCTTCCACTTCGAGGACCTCTCCAGCAACTGGCCGGACCTGCCGGCCGACGTGGAGATCGCCTACGCCCAGAGCGCCGCCTTCGTCGCGCACCTGTCCGGACGCTACGGCGCCGTGGCCATGGGCCAGCTGGTGGACGGGGTCCGCGCCGGAGAGCCCTTCGAGACGGCGTTCGGCAAGGCGTTCCACACGTCGCTGTCCGTGGAGGAGTCCGGCTGGCGCGACGGGCTGGCGGCGCGCTACGGCTGGCTGCCCCTCACCACCAGCACCGCGATGCTGTGGCTGACCGCCTCCATCCTGTGCGTGCTCGCGTTCCTGCGTCGACGCCACCAGAAGGCCCGGCGGCTGGCGGAGATGGCGGCGCAGGAGGCCGCGGACGAGGCCGCGCTGCGGCTGATGCTGGCCGCCCAGCGGCCTCCGGATTCCGTCACGGGCCTCCCCGCACCGGAGCAGGACTGGACTGAGTGGGTGGACACCGGCGCCGCCCCGGCGCCCGCCGCGCCCGGGCTGGTGGAAGGCGCCGCGAGCCCCCCGGAGGGCGCGTCCGGCGAGCTCCCCCCCGGACACGACGCGGAGCCCGGCTCCCGCGCCGAGCCGCCCGAGCGCGCGCCGCCCAAGCCCACGCTCCACTGA
- a CDS encoding DUF167 domain-containing protein, whose protein sequence is MAAAWLKPLPDGVELAILVQPRASRTRVVGEHDGLLKIQLAAPPVDGEANAALVEFLAKQLGLSRRDVTLVAGDTSRRKRLRLTGIDAARVEAVMSGG, encoded by the coding sequence ATGGCGGCCGCCTGGCTCAAGCCCCTGCCGGACGGCGTGGAGTTGGCCATCCTCGTCCAGCCCCGCGCCTCGCGCACCCGCGTCGTGGGGGAACACGACGGCCTGTTGAAAATCCAGCTCGCCGCCCCGCCCGTGGATGGCGAGGCCAACGCCGCGCTCGTGGAGTTCCTCGCGAAGCAGCTCGGCCTGTCCCGCCGCGACGTCACCCTCGTGGCCGGTGACACGTCGCGCCGAAAACGTCTGCGCCTGACCGGGATTGATGCGGCGCGAGTCGAGGCTGTTATGTCTGGGGGATAG
- a CDS encoding DivIVA domain-containing protein produces the protein MKITPLDIRQKRFDTALRGFSRREVEAYLELIAGEFEEVVKENIALKEELKRTQLKLEQHQERERTLQETMVTAQRISEDLQSAAKKEAEIIIADAEHQAEKIVHGAHQRLVQVVEDINELKRQRTQFESQVRSVLDAHQKLLETFKSPAFADRDYARVEDNVAYLSQKKANVSE, from the coding sequence ATGAAGATCACCCCGCTCGACATCCGGCAGAAGCGGTTCGACACGGCGCTGCGCGGCTTCTCCCGCCGCGAGGTGGAGGCCTACCTCGAGCTGATCGCCGGCGAGTTCGAGGAAGTGGTGAAGGAGAACATCGCGCTCAAGGAGGAGCTCAAGCGCACCCAGCTCAAGCTCGAGCAGCACCAGGAGCGCGAGCGCACCCTCCAGGAGACGATGGTCACCGCCCAGCGCATCAGCGAGGACCTCCAGTCCGCCGCCAAGAAGGAGGCGGAGATCATCATCGCGGACGCCGAACACCAGGCGGAGAAGATCGTCCACGGCGCCCACCAGCGGCTGGTGCAGGTCGTGGAGGACATCAACGAGCTCAAGCGCCAGCGCACGCAGTTCGAGTCGCAGGTGCGCTCCGTCCTCGACGCGCACCAGAAGCTGCTGGAGACCTTCAAGAGCCCGGCCTTCGCGGACCGTGACTACGCCCGCGTCGAGGACAACGTGGCGTACCTGTCGCAGAAGAAGGCCAACGTCAGCGAGTAG
- a CDS encoding HEAT repeat domain-containing protein produces the protein MRRLLLTGLMIATTAGATAPAPTTRGRPAPPPQAPARPAPAPPAAQPSPPANEDTALLRGLLWAARPSPEEIRAIAIEDLALLGDPRALDSLATLLWDPNPRTQQAVLRAVALFQHPRAEEILGNVVRHPRMPDSLKIQALNGLVFQRTATARRAVQDAVTDTRVTPAVQNAARAVVSQWDAAAPR, from the coding sequence ATGCGTCGCCTGCTCCTCACCGGACTCATGATCGCCACCACCGCGGGAGCCACCGCGCCGGCTCCGACCACCCGCGGCCGTCCGGCGCCGCCCCCGCAGGCCCCCGCCCGGCCCGCCCCCGCGCCCCCGGCCGCACAGCCGTCCCCGCCAGCGAACGAGGACACGGCGCTGCTGCGCGGGCTGCTGTGGGCCGCCCGCCCAAGCCCGGAGGAGATTCGCGCCATCGCCATCGAGGACCTGGCGCTGCTCGGCGACCCCCGGGCGCTGGATTCGCTGGCCACCCTGCTGTGGGACCCCAACCCGCGCACGCAGCAGGCGGTGCTGCGGGCCGTGGCGCTCTTCCAGCACCCGCGCGCGGAGGAGATCCTCGGCAACGTGGTGCGCCATCCCCGCATGCCGGACTCGTTGAAGATCCAGGCCCTGAACGGGCTCGTGTTCCAGCGCACCGCCACCGCCCGCCGCGCCGTGCAGGACGCCGTCACCGACACCCGGGTGACTCCGGCGGTGCAGAACGCCGCCCGCGCCGTCGTCAGCCAGTGGGACGCGGCCGCGCCCCGCTGA